The nucleotide sequence ttcggctcttgggcgttGTGATACCcgactcgactgtcacagttgttaGATCGAGTTCCGCTCGGTGCAAATAATATTAGCGTCTGAATGAACATTTTTATATCtcagtacatcaaaataaatacaaacaATAAAATGTCgagaaattgttaaaattttatggCAAATGCTCTCTTATATATTCCATCTATTCCATAAagtttttctgtaaaatttctctcaaaaaattcggcaaaaaattaatattgcaCCGATTATGATATTTTGGGGAAAATTCGGAAAGCTCGAGAAATTTCTTAAGAGCTTTTCCAATACAGCATTGCaaatttctttgagaaaatttatcaaaagctTCCTCAAAGTTAATATCTACCCATACCTACCCATGTAAGtctctatttgaaaaaaaaaatggaaaacaagatattttaaaaaattatccaaaatcaAATTGCAGACCTGGGGAAGGAAGAAACCAATCTCTGAAATATTGTAAGAGAGGGAAATAAGAGGATATTTCTTACAGGTCCTCATAGttttttacttttaatattCATCAATAGACCGAAAAATCATTCAAACTTCCTCAGTCTTtccaaaaattgtttctttGTTATTCCAAATTGAATTATTCCTGGCTATTTGGAATGCTCATAAGACTCAACAGAAGACTTTTCAAGTCTGAAAAAGCGCTTTCCTTCAGTGAAAATGCCGTTAAAGTACCTGTACCTTTGTTTTCTTCAATTGTTTTTAGTGTTatggttttttcttaatttctttttaaatatcgtGAAATAGGGGCAACGACCCTTgatctttactgtcaaattttatagGCAAAATATTCTCATGGATCAAGCTGAGTCTATTTAAGgccctaaagcggtcttcaaactagaggCTCAGCTCAGTTccagaaggtctcaaaatcttaaataccaAGCATttgtattgctttttgagaacctaatatatcatttatctttaataaatcctaagttaaatttttccaaaaagaatCGTGAATGATAAGACATTAAAGAAAGTACGCTATATGGCTAGGTCTTAAGTccgaagcccgtataagactgCGAAAATATGGAAATGGCCagtaatacttttaaaaaaaggaATTAAAAATCGTCCGCATTGTCCAAGTTTGtcaattaaatgttttaaagtGATTGATCTGTTGCTCTTCTCCGTTGCTGTTGCTCTTATAAACCTTCtgatttttaagcttaaatatggACTGGCGCAATTGACTTTAGAGAGATATCTCCGgtgatatgaaaatttaaaaaaaaaatctgttgcaAATGAATAACTTTAATGCCTTTCCagtcactgaagaagatccTCATCAGGATCAAAAGCTCTGGACAAAACCAAAAAACTGTTTTCATCTTTGGATGGCTACCTTTTTACTGGCAATCACCAGAGATATTCTTTTGGTTTTTATTATCCGGCGGATATAGGTTCACTATGCAATCTTGTAGTACTCATCTAATAATcagttattaaaagaaataaaattcaaaagtcatttttattattataaaattaatacaaGTGACCCTCAAACTACCTTGGCTCAGTGCAATAAAATACGTGTCGCGTGACTAAAGATTGCAAAATTCTTATAAAGTACGTTTGGCAAAAAATggcagaaaataataatttttatttctagctaaaaaataaataaatgtgacgATGAGATTGTGAGAGATAAGTGAAAGAAATATGTGTAATTAAAGTTTAATCATTCCGTCCAATTCAGTGTGTAGTCGCCGGGTTTTTACACCGGACAATGATGAATTAATTCATTCAAATTAGTTATTACTACTTGTAATCTTGAATGaaagtgaaagaaaaagaaagaaaccaGAGGGTGAAACCAACTATGTCTGTAAATGTACTATTATTAGAAAGAATGATAGCTGAAAGAAAATCATGATAAACATTGTAAactaaggaaaaaaaatatttagatgaCATTATGAGATGAAATTGTGAGAGAAGACACAcatgaaatattaaagaaaaaaaataatgggaACTTCAATGATACATATCaactttttttggttttaaccatttttaaaagaaaaataaaatgatgaaaaaatgtatgacaaaagatggaaaaaattaatatttatacaCATTATACGATATCTTATATTCTACGTATTATAGAAATCTTAAGAGAAAAAAGCataattattaaagaaaaaaaaaacagcaatcaCAGAAAAAGTTTTCAGTGAATTGAAAATGGATTTTAGCATGATTCTGGAGAATGACAAAAAGTTCCAATTTGATCACGACAATGCAAGAAAACACTCAGAGAAAAAAACTAGCGACAAAAGCCAGACAAAAAAACAgcgaagaaaattttaattctgAGAAAATATTGTGTGACATTTAAACTAATTGTGATACAATCGAAATGGATAGAAAAATTGCTGAAGAATCAGACAAGAAATCGAGATAAAAGAATTCCAACGACAGAACATTTTTGGGCAGGTCGAGCTTTCCCACAGAAAGGCTCAGACGCGCCTAAAAGAACGCTGGAAAACCTCTTTAAAAATCCACATttaataattatgaaataaaaaaataaaataaaatgatagatTAGCGTCTTTGCAACAAGACGAAAGCAAAGAGATAAATGAAACATTATggtgaaaaaaacatttttgatgaACAATTGAAACATATCAATTCGTGCCCGATCATATTATGAAATTATTATAACTaattatactgaaaaaaaagtggaaaccGAACGAGAGAGCGAACATAGTAAGATGggataaagagaaaaaaactagatggaatagtaaaaaaaaaaactattatacaacatatttattattgataaaaaaatctGTATCTTTTGAACggctaaaaatatatattatattattatatagaATTTAAGCATTGATGtaattctgataaaaaaaaatgagaaaaattaattatcagcAGCAGACCCAAAATGaatgaaagagttaaaaaaaatacaaaaattaagaaaaaatattattcaagaatgacagcagtaaaataaattattccaaTTCATatattaaagaagaaaaaacaaataaaaatacttGAAGATGAAAAGATATttactaaaagaaaaaattgagaaaaaaaataatttaagacaAAGACGACAAATTGAAAGAATAAAGGATGAAATTGTGTAAAAATCCTactgatttttcattttttcgaaCATCTTTTTGCGGATTTGTCTACTCTTCTTTTCAGATATTTCTCTTTTCCTCAAGAAAAAgaactaaataattaaaaaaaataaatgttcaaagaaACATAACCACAAATCTCTCATAGAATTTCTAAACCAGCTGcagtttaaaaaacaattttttcatacattctttgcaaaaaaaagataCCCCAAAAATTCTTTTGTATTTTCAATCTATTCGACAAAATGCTGAAAAAATATGGTATTCTGTAgcattatttaaagaaaaaaaaagatatttcatatgagaatgaagaaaggaaaacaaaaaaaaaagtgaatggGGGGTACAGAAAAAGGAAGGAATATTGTGTAAGGCTCTCTTGAAACTAAGAAAATATTGCATTAAATAaatgataatgaaaaaaatgttaaagaataaataatattattaccttattatataaagaaaacatgatgaaaaaatttaaatgacaagGGCAGGACATAAccaaaaagaaacgtcaatgagGATCACATTTTATAACCTTATTTATGTATAACCTTCATTTTAAAAAACTCTAAAtgcaaaaattatgaagatttaTTTTACCCAGTTACCATTTTTCAAAGCAATCTGTCAATATGCctctttcttattttattttcgaaatcgAATTAACCTCGAAATTCCAAAGAGCCGAGGGGCATTCCATTGAAGCCAATCTAGGCTTTCACACTCAATTATGACGAATATTTGAGATATTCGAGAAAAGTTTTGCGAACAATTCAACAAAGATTTATTCAGAAAAACGTTTTAGAGTTTTCGAAGTTCAAAACATTAGcaaatttttttctccaaatatttttggttaattgggaaaaataacaaaattttaagaatatttattgAGATTCACGaatatattcacaaatttcaagaatcttaaGAAAATAGAACCCGAAAATCCTTAAAAATTCCTTGTGtattaaatattctttgaactatttaaaatatttataaaacctGAAATATTCGTCCTGTAAATCCGACAGTGAAATGCCCCTTGATGAAAAGCAATAACTCCTGgcttttataaaaagaaatagttTCTAATACTAAATGTGATCctcgttattttaattaaaaaaataaaatgagagaaaatCGTGTGTTTTTGATGAATAAACCATAAAAGGATCAGAAATTCATGAGAAACTATGGTTAGAGAAGAAACAAGATTAAATCTTAAGATGACATTGTAGTACAATCTGgttaattaaattgattttacaaaagcattaaacaatttttaataataaaagaaaaaaatgtgaaaagaaGCTGAAACAAGTGTTGATGAGACGGGCATTAAATTTTAGCAAATTAAACCCTAGAATTGATTCTCCCAACCAGGAgagcaataataaaaaaaaataactttcgaGTGATAAAAACGTAAAAGGCTAAATCTTCGATAAGGACTTATGTTATCACTGATACACTTGTTTTGATTTCACACAAAACTccctttcgaaaaaaaaaaatcactcacgCATTAACTaaaacaccaaaaaaatctattataaaaaaaatagaaaagtcgTATTGAGTattagacaatttttttttcagaaaaatattagtgaaaatattgaaaatatattcctatatttacttatttaattatttaaaaccgatattttttctttcatgagcagtttgttaaaaaaaaattatcctagtcaatttcaaaatataatatttttaccaAAAACCACAAATACGGATGATTAATGGCAAGTAGTTTTTGtacttgaaaaaatataattacagGATGAAAGGCAGTATTTCAAACAGTATTCGGAATAATAACTTTCGTTTATGCAACATGAAAATCAGATATGCGGCTATGTCCTAGCCATTATGTATTTAAATTTGATTGAAGTGGAATCCTACTTCTGAAAATGTGAGactcatattcaaaaatttcatttttcgtatttaaaatattatgtttccGAATACCGAATACCGCCGTCAAATCTTTCAATTTgtctattaatttaataaaataaaatctaacctaaaaattcaatgaaaccACAAAAATTTCACGCAACAGAGaacatccaaaaataaaaggaaaacaaaaaaaagtttaaaaaaaaatggaaaaatacaaaatattgacAAGTAAAAACCTTGAAAAACTTTctacaaaaaaacataaatatatgtaaaaagcaagtaacaaaaaagaaataaatatttatcagtctgaaagctattttagaaataaaaaaaaataacatttattgACCTGTGGAAAAACGGCTGCtataattaagaaataaaattgagaattgtaaaaaaaactgactttcacattttcttgatttctattcacaattttattattctttgtttttatttctgttgTTTCTCATTTCTATTTGAGTCTATTGAGGATTGTGTTTTCTGCACCAAAGTTAGACCTGTCAAAAACTGCACTTTTCTGTCAAACTTTCGGATTCAACTGATAAATgatttgatttgaatttttcCGTTTTCATTTGGAGGtcgtttaaaaaaatttaaaagtgcgTGAAATCTTttgtggtgtttttttttgtgttttttgcacatttttccttgtttttgactaaaacctaataaaaaaaatcatcgtgCGACGAAAGTGAGTGATATTTCAGTTAATGAAACATCATTTTCTCAAGGACTTTCATTCACAGCCAGAGCAAATACCTCTGATCCCCAAAATTTCGCGTGAGAGTGATgaaattaatgtaaaattaaATGTTCTAAGAagctaatataaaaaaaatattctcttaACCCTTAACAGTAAATGatgaaataaagtgaaaatcagATAAGTGTTATAGGtagaaaaaagtaaagaaaaaaaaaacaaagaaagacAAACGACTACCACAAATTCAATTCAGAACGGAATGGCCttacattattttaaaaaattcttttaattaagGAGGTatataatacaatatttaaaaaaaaatgaattatggagaaagtataaataaataatattaaaatcagTCCCTATTGCCCGACCGACatgttagcaaaaaaaaaatacacaaattaatACTATTCACATGCAGTGGgagataaaattgtttgtaaagatAAAAGCAGGTATagcattccaaaaaaaaactaaagaaaaaacaagaaataatgGTTTATTTGAAGTATGATTGTATTACCTGATAGACGTACTTAATTCATTAGCTATAATTAACATTGTATAGGGTCCAAAAATggggaaataaaaatattaacataatATCTCAAAGCTTTTTAATTACTCTACATGAGGTTCATCGTCTCTCTGCCTATTGATTCTTTAACCCTTTTGACAAGAAATCTGTCATCAAGAGTTAGCGAGGATGTCAAGGGATACCAAAGAAGCACTGCATGACTACAGTCCCTCAAAAAGCTATAATCGAAGTAAAGAAGACCTCTTTTGACTATCTTTAACATAACTTAAACAgactgtgtaaaattttactaatttgacACCAATCGAAATGGTAAGTTTAAACTCGAAGTGCCGACGTCATTGTTACGATTTAGTAATGGTACATTTTTTGaccatcaaaatgaaactttgatGAAGTGGGAACTAAATAGGAGAAACTAGGGTAGTGATGAACACCTTGACACgaatttgatttgttttttttataagaacATAATTAACTTAAGGTTAAGAATATAAGATATgatcggttccgcggctaaagtCCCTGTCATTATGAATTCTCAAAAAGTGATTACTTACTAATGGAATAACGTTGTGAgccagaaacataggaaaaatgtaGTAATTATGAAATTTGGGGtcggtactttcccctaccaataATGGGAAGATTCGTAAGATTACTTGTAAAAATCTTACGTTACAATAACGTTTGGTGTTGTAAATTGGTCCATATTTTCAGCATGGACATGTGTTTTTGGAATGTGTCAAATGTCACTTCGCAAGAGAGgggaaaaagagaaatttttatcCAGTGGCAACTTGGATAAAGCTCACGCTTGGAGAAAAAGTACAGTCTATTGGAAGCCATCATATAGGAAAGATTTTGTTCTGAAGTTTGCGCAATAAATATCAGTTAAATTCATTGTAATCCTCTTGCGAGATTAAGTTTAAAAGAGTTGTGGAGTTCAATTAAgtgttttttaaaagaatagttATTAAAGATTCCGTGAATAGAGATCCTCCAGCGTTTTATTTGGAAAGGGAGCTTCTTTTCAAAGGAGTCAACGTGGCACAAAGAAATCCGGTCAATCGACCCGGTTTAATCACTTTGTGTCTCTTCAACAGGTATCTATTCTGGGCACATGTGGATTCTGTAGGAAGGCAATCAACCTAACCTAATCTTTTATTGAATTGTGCAGGTATTGCTGGAAGTGAGTTGCAGTAAGGTCAGGAACTAATCAGGTTATCATTGTAATTCATTTAGGTAATCCTCCACATTTGGTGTTGCTGAACCCTTGAAAAACAGTAAATTCCAGACTTAATAGTTCTGTTCTGGCTTTCGGCTGTAGAATACCCGTCTACAATAGAGGCAGTGAGAGGAAAAGGAACCCATACGTGTTCCGTGTTGTTTAATCGTGTAGGTTTTCGGTCATGATATGCCCAGGGCCTGAGACCTGGGTATAGATAGGGATGGGTGAGGATATAAAAAGAGAACCTATCGTATATGCATTCCGAATCAATATAGCCCACTCTTGCTCGGAGCGACACAATTGAAGGGTTAACGCACAAGACGTCGAggtgaatttttgttttgaacaCAAACCATCTAGCACCATCTGGGGCACAACATTGAAAGGTTCCTTGTATGGCATTTCGTTAAGTTTCCCCTCTTCAAACGTTATAACCTCAGTTTAGTTTATAGAGGTGAAAAGTGTCTCCTGTCGGTAGGATATTCATGAATTTCCACACATTTTTGCCTGTTTTGCATCCCTAGATATCCCAGGAGTGGTGCCTGATATTTTCAGTAGTCCTGTTGTGCAGTAAATAGTTTCCGTATGTTCTGTTGCCTGCGCAATTGCTTGGGGGATGCTTTCGCCACTCAAACGGTCACTGTGCGCCCCCGAGAGAATCCCATTCACCTGGACACCACACACATGGGTAAGGACTCTCCTCTGATCCCGAAAGGTACTGCCCCAAAATGTTTTGGAACttatttttagataattttgcAGGGCATGAAGTTGTGATAGTGAAGAACGGGCAGAGGGTTTGTGGTTCCGGAGGTGTCCTGGCCACAGCACCTTTGGTCCAGTCAAAGTCATACTTTGAAGTGAAGGTGCAGCAGAGTGGTCATTGGTCTGTTGGCCTGGCCACTCGGAATACAGATCTCAACAGGGCCAAGGGAGGCTTAGATGCAGAATCCTGGTGCTTGGCATCAGACAATATTGTGTGGCACAATGACCAGGAAATACATCAATTGCAGGAGAAGTCGATGGAAATAAAGGAGCAAGGGCAGGAAGAGACACGGACTCTGCCTACAGAAGGGGACACAATTGGCGTGGCATTTGATCACGTTGAGATTAACTTCTACCTCAACGGACGGAATCTTGAGGTTCCTGTGCTCAATGTTCGAGGAACCGTCTATCCTGCCCTCTTTGTTGATGATGGAGCTGTCCTGGACGTTCTCCTGGATAACTTCAATCATCCACCACCGGCGGGCTTCGAGAAGATTATGCTGGAACAGTCACTTCTCTAGTGACCCGGAAGCCTATTTAACAATCCGGAACATCACATTCTGTCGTGTCACGAGCTTTAACTGTGAATCTGAGCATCTCTCCCCAACCAGCCCAGTTACTCTTAAAAGTACTTACAAATCATCACATTCCTCGAATTTAACCATTCCCGATGGAGTTCCTGAATAATATGCACTCCTTCAAGGAAACTATAAGATCATCTCTGTGGTGTTGTTGATCAAAATGGgagagaataaatatttaagaaattattttaatgtgCTAAAGGGGTTGTTTTTATTTCAGAAGATTTTCGGTTCGATGGAATCACTTGTAAACAAAACCCAAAGTAATAGGACTATCTACTGGTTAGGGAATGATGGAATGTAACAGGAGATGGACGGAAACACtgaacttttatttattttcacaattttattctttacgttTCGAGAATGGATATCCTGTTCATCATGGTAGGGAAAATCACGTCCAGGCGGGAATTGTTACACTGTACTCACCGTAATGTGAAATTTAAGAGAAAATCTAGGGGGACGTGGGGCTGCGTTGAGCTGTgggactacattgatatacgattttttcgcatatttctaaaggaaactgggctttaacaTGTAATTTATGCTGAGTCGAATTAGGCTTTTCCGGAATTTGGGATACAGCGGAGGATATCACTGGACGACTCTGTTTCTGCCCTGCATCTGTCATCAAAACGTTCCAATCTGGGGCTTTATTGTCCTTGATTTGTTGCGGAACAAcacttaattattattatattattttaaattgttgttATTGTTCTCGATTCTGTCCCCCTCTGAACAGCACTATTCTTATTCAGGTCAGCAGAACCCATAAGTAGCCGCGCTATTGACAGAATCGAGGAGTTGGACGGGCATTTTAGGCTAAATGTCTTTAATATGAAGCTAGCGTTTTAATGATACGCTTCACATTAAGAGCGCCAAAATAGAGCTCTAACAAATAAGGAGGTTAGGTACAATAGACTGATCAGTCGCAGTGCCCGGGATTGTTTCTGAGACCACCTCGAcataagtaataataataatgaaattatttaagaatagtaggggaaaatactctcccttcgaacgttcatgccttcgaataaagtgtttttctcttatttttttcccataaacttacacatttctatttaatattaattagcttatcattaattattgataattacaagataattatgtgtaagtcttttagggaaataaaagaaaattcatattattcgaaggcatgaacgttcgaagggagagtactttcccctattgaagTCAATTCCTCAATCAAGACTGTAGTCACTTGCCCTCTCTAGAACGGTGCCGCAACcagggttaaccctttaacgaccagacactttttacggaccaaaaatcaataataaaaattaaacaattaaacaaaatttgtgaaacgttttacatctaactttggaaagttcaacagagtctgattcggtgcattttttacctctacgtgtgatagggacaaaaatatcccgaaattttaagtaatttttctaacaataacaatgaataataattttcagtctaatgaaaaatattacgtatgagtaatgtagtttttattcccaaaatggttttccttaaaaaaaattggaagtataaaaaattattaaaattatttttcaatgtgaatttaaaaattcgccttttttaagcttaaatatttagtatatagcaaataactagagactggcaaaaaataccctagattcgttcaaccttctgctttgcaattacgtacaaacataaggaaaaaaataactttgggtaatcaggaaaaattattttctttatgggacaccggtgttccaattgtgcttaaagggttaagcgaattttttacatttttaatataataaaaaaaaacctttaacaTGTGcaacatttttaacatgtaaagttaaagagtaaaaaatgtgaaattgatTGATAGCcatcaaatataaaatttatttattttattttttagtcaaTCAAGAATTTCgctgtaatcagtaaaatattttgcggctttttgctgtaaaggcctctacacattgggagcaatttttgtcaaaaactgcatttttgacagaattttgacgtttctgcctatagcactgcagccaatttccttcaaaaaagcaatttttgacaaaaattgttctcaatgtgtagacaccttaagggcaaaatcacattgacagttaaatgctcaccgtatttcgttaatatacgcatttttattgcaattcttacggaaattctcgattaccgtattaccttatctcatactctgagaattttacgaactttagttcaatgttaattgtatttatgtacagagaaatcgtcaatcagagcaaatgacactcaaatcatccagttttttttctcctcagTGGAGAATTATCTCATACTCCGTGGCAGTTgaagaaataaacaaaattttcttcatggttttcccaagaatgttttcttgatattcctcgtatgcaatatcaatattgatattgcttacaggaaatgttaaaaagattcaaaaaagcttaattttccttttctatattttacatatttttaatttttaattttaacatattttttacatgtaaaaagtaaaaatatgttttactatGTAAAAGCACAACCCTAACCGCAACAGGGTGTTTTTGTTGAGATAGGGGGAGTCTTGGGAAAGTCACGAAGAAAGGAGCAACCTGTCGTGGGACTCGGGAAATGGATAATTAGATTTCCCCGAGCCCTGGACAACAATATacgataaaaatttcagaagtcaaTTCGAAGTGTTTCTGAAGATACAGGAAAGAAGACAAAGGAGAGCCCTACAGTTTTGCAAACGTCCCGGGCGAACATCCAAAAGATCCAAATCTATGAAGTGCGCTTTTatcacttctcatttttataaTATCTTCAAATTAGcgagaaatattgcaaaaaagttATTGATTGATTTTAATGAATTGAGGCTTAATTTCtttcttattaaattctcttcaagTTGAACTAAAAGAATTTGGTCTAAAAAAGGCATCTCTTAAAAACACACTGCAAAATGGTTTGATTTCACGATTATCTTCAGGTTTTCCTAGTTTGAATATTAAATACACTCATGAgaattggaaatatttttagttaGTCTTTTTTCAGACAAGAATTCAGCTTTGTGTAAGtgtcttaaggtgtctacacattgagcacaattttcatcaaaaattgcttttttgaaggaaattggctgcagtgctgtaggcagaaacgtcaaaattctgtcaaaaatgcattttttgacagaaattgctcccaatgtgtagaggcctttacgcTCCCCTAAAACTTTACCATAAAAATATTGAGCTGGaactattaaatatttataatattatcattttttaatagtttGCAAATTATCTCActatcttaaaattttattaaaaaaaatacaataaagtaGAAGAAATTGCGAAAGTTtcaaaaccattaaaaatgtaTCCCTGTGTGAAAGACAAAATTCGAGGAAATAAATTTGTTCTATGCACTTACCTTAAGAAAATGTACTCCATACATAAATTCTACTTTTAAcagaaccgataaataattaaaccacctcttaaaattatttacatatttattcattttcatctTACAAAGAGATGCTCCTTTGAGAAAGAAGGACACTCCACTACAAACAATTCttacaaaataatttcttaGAAGTAATATGACTCATTCTTAAGAATAACTCTTAAAAATATATAGGTTGATTTTTCTACtcaagaaaaaagtaaaataaaaaaagatctaCATTTCTAAAAAACGACCAGAAATATCTCTCAAATATtcattacaattatttttttcgctAAGTTTAGAAGAAAAGGAGGG is from Phlebotomus papatasi isolate M1 chromosome 1, Ppap_2.1, whole genome shotgun sequence and encodes:
- the LOC129799282 gene encoding SPRY domain-containing protein 7, with translation MFCCLRNCLGDAFATQTVTVRPRENPIHLDTTHMGHEVVIVKNGQRVCGSGGVLATAPLVQSKSYFEVKVQQSGHWSVGLATRNTDLNRAKGGLDAESWCLASDNIVWHNDQEIHQLQEKSMEIKEQGQEETRTLPTEGDTIGVAFDHVEINFYLNGRNLEVPVLNVRGTVYPALFVDDGAVLDVLLDNFNHPPPAGFEKIMLEQSLL